CGGCCCGGTACATCGCCGATAGCTGCGCCGTAAAGCCGCCGTAATCGATGTCGGAATCGTTGATCCAGCGCACATAATCGACACCCCGGCTGGTCACGCGCGTGGAGTCCAGATCGATGACGTGGTTTTCCGTGCCATCCCCGGTGATGATGCCGATCATCCCGCCGATGGACAAACGGTCGGTCACCGACGTCCCGAACGCGCCGCCGAGGATGTTGATGTTGCCTCGGATGGCATAGCGCGATTCGATCGGGGACCGCTGCTCGAACGGCGTTCCCGGAGTGTGCCCGTCGGCGGCGAATTCGCCCTCGGCGTAGGCCTGCTGCAATCGGTTGTAGAACGCCGTCAGTGTAAACTCATGTTCTTTGATCGTCACTGGGGCGACGAACGCCGCGGAGGGGAGATTGCTGAAACTGTTGTCGGAGGAAAACAACGACAATGGCGTCCCGCCCGGCGAGCCGCCCAGATCCGACGAGAAGCTGGTGTGCGCGTAATTGACGGTCAGCAGGACGCCTTCGTTGTAAACCAACCCGGCAGGGTTCCAACTGCCCGCATCGGGATCGTCGGCGACGCCGAGAAACGCGCCGCCCATGCCGCGCGCGCGCGCGCCGCCGCCCAAAAAATTCCAATCCTGAAACGTGTTGACCGAAAGGCCCTGTGCGATGACCGGTGAGGAGCCCAGCAGGGATGTCGCGAGAACCGCGAGAGTTGTTGTCCGCAACCGTTGCTTAACCACCATGAATCCTCCTGAAAATCAGCGTCCGCGCGGGCAGTTTCCCGTCAAGCACAAGGCGGGTAAGCTATTCGCGCACAAATCGATTGTCAACCGTCAACTGGAACCGACGCGGCCTGGGGCAGTCGCATCCTCCACCTCCAGTTACCGATGGACGGCGCTGATATTCCCGGCGGATTCGCCGACTACGTCTTTGTCCCGCAGAGAAATACCCCCGGACGGATTTGAACCGCCGACACGCGGTTTAGGAAACCGCTGCTCTTTCCACCTGAGCTACGGGGGCGTTGAGGCATCGCGGCCGGCCGGAATGTCTCGGGGCCGGTAGCTCATAATGGCTATCCGGTCTCGTAGGCAACCACGGCAAAGACATCATATCCATCCAGCGCCTCGCGTCCCGGCAGAAACGCCAATTCGATGACCACGCCGATCCCGGCGACAACGCCGCCGGCGCGTTCGACCAGCTTTGCCGCCGCGCGCATCGTGCCGCCGGTCGCCAGGAGATCATCGATCAGGACGACCCTCTGCCCCGGTTCGATGGAGTCGATGTGCATGTTGATCGTGTCTTCGCCGTATTCGAGCGCGTACGTCTCCGACATCACGGTCGCAGGCAGTTTGCCCGACTTGCGCAAGGCGATGAATCCGCAGCCCAACTCGTGCGCCAATGCGCCGCCGAAGATAAAGCCGCGCGCCTCGATTGCGGCGATCAGATCGGGACGTCGCGGCTGATAGTGCTCCGCGAGCGCCGACTGGGCGGCGGCGAACGCTTTCGGATTCTTCAGAAGTGTCGTGATATCCTTAAAGACGATCCCCGGCTTGGGGTAGTCGGGAATGTCACGAATGGCCGATTTGATGAGCGACGTGCGATCGTTCATTGGTCACGCCTCCGTTGCCCCGAATCAAAACCGCACATCGAAACTTTCGTATCGATGGTCATCGTCGAACCAGTGTGTCTCGACGCCGTACACATGCGCCGCCGGCGGGCCCACGCGCACATAACTGAGGAACCCGTCGAGCGCGCCGCGCTCGCCGACCGCCTCGATTTCAACAGTGCCGTCGGCGCGATTCTTCACCCATCCTTTGACCTGCGCCGCACGCGCGCGGCTCACGACAAAGTAGCGATACCCCACGCCCTGGACCACGCCGGTGATGCGAATCTGCAAGCGGGTCACGTCGCGGCTCCGGCCCGGCCGACAGCGCTGAGGATGAGACGCACGGCCGTTTCGGCGTCGCTGGCTGCGATCACCGCCGGATCGGGTCGCCAGCTACCCAGCGAGACGACGGGCTTGCCATAGAGCAGCGCGAAGGCGACTTCCGAGAGCGTACCAAACTGCCCCGGCAATGCGATGACACCATCGGCGGTCTGGATAATCATCACGTTACGTCCCTCGGCCATGCCGCTGGCAATGGCAATATCGACGCTCTCATTGGCCAGTTCGGTTTTGACGCCGGGAACGATGGCGATGGTGACACCGCCCGCCTTCCGGGCGCCGCGACTGGCCGCTTCCATGACCCCGCCCAATCCCCCGGTGAGCACGCGAGCTCCGGCCTCGGCCAGCCGTCGGCCGACTTCCTCCGCCTGCGCGCAAACATCTCCGTCAGCCGCACCGCCGCCGCAGACGGCGATTGTCGCCGGACGTGGTGCCATGCGAATAAACAAACCGCTAAAACGATGATGGGCAACTCAAAAGACAACCACGGCGATGTCACCGGAAGGCCGCGTGGCGGGAATGATCATGGTCGGGGCGACTGGATTTGAACCAGCGACCCCTTGGTCCCGAACCAAGTGCGCTACCAAACTGCGCTACGCCCCGACCTGTTTGTTTCACCGGGCCCCGTCAGGCGGGGCCGAACGGTCAATTATTCCATTCGGACAGTGCAAAACAAACTGTTTTCGGATGTGCGCCGCCCGGCTCACGTGCGATGTTCGCGCACGGTGCGGTCAGCCCAAGGGCTGACCGCCACATGACGTCGGCACGACATTGCAACTTAGGGGCGGGGTCTCCCCGCCCTGACGCGCGTCCACTAACTGGTCAGGGCGCCAGCACTGTCTCGTGCCGGTCACCCCTTGGGCTGACGCGCACGAGTCGACGGTTCGCATCCGTGTGCCGGTCAGCCCTTGGGCTGACGCACACGAGTCGACGGTTCGCATCCATGTGCCGGTCACCCCTGGGGCTGACGCACACGAGTCGACGGTTCGCATCCGTGTGCCGGTCACCCCTTGGGCTGACCCGCACGAGTCGACGGTTCGCATCCGTGTGCCGATCAGCCGTTGGGCTGACCCGCACGAGTCGACGGTTCGCATCCATGTGCCGGTCAGCCCTGGGGCTGACCGCACTGGCGCCAGAAGTTTCACGCCAATCTCCACGAACGCATTTCGTCCACCAGCGATGTATCCGTCATGTCGATTTTGAGCGGGGTAATGGATACATATCCCCGTCGGACGGCCGCGGCATCGGTTTCCTCGGTGTGGTCCCATGACGGCTCCCCGCCGATCCAGTAATACGCCAGACCACGCGGGTCGCGATTGGTCGAGATGATTTCGGTGTAGATGCGTCGTCCCAGTCCGGTAATCTGAGTCTTGCGATAGCCGCCGCGCGGCATCTTCGGAAAGTTGATGTTCAGCAGCGTGTGCTTTGGCAGTCGGCCGATGATGCGCGGAATCAGACGGCGGATGAACTTCGCCGCCGAGGTGAAATCGCGCCAATCGCGGTCGCGCGGTATGACCGAGGCGGCGATCGCCGGCACACCCATCAGCGCGCCCTCGATCGCGGCGGCCACGGTTCCGGAGTAAGTGACATCCTCGCCCATGTTGGCCCCGTGATTGAGGCCCGACACCACGAGGTGGGGACGACGACGACGCAGGATTTCGTGGAACGCCAGCGTCACCGCATCCGTCGGGGTGCCATCGACCGAGTACACCCCGTCCTCGTGCCGGCGAATTCGCAACGGACGCGTAAGCGTCAGCGAATGGCTGGACGCCGATTGGTCGGTGCCGGGCGCGACAATCGTCACGTCGGCCACGCGCCTCAATTCGTGCGCCAGAATGTTGATCCCCGGCGCATAGACTCCGTCATCGTTGGAAATCAGAATGCGGAGCACTTTGGGGATGCGCTGCGTTCTGGTCATTTCAGTGTGTCGGTTCCGATGTCGCACGCGCGGTGATGGTACGCGGGCTGCTGACGATCAATCGCAGCATCGCGCCGATGAACTCGAATGTGTCCCGCCAGGGATGAATGTAGCTTTTCTCATCCTGATACACCGTTCCGATCGACACCGCTCCGATGCGAAATCCGGCTTTCCCCGCCAGCACGAGATACTCCGGCTCGAATGTATACCCGCCGCTGCGCGGATGCACGGTTTCCATCACGGCCCGTGAAATCAGACGATAGCCGCACTGCGAATCGGCGACCGATTGACGAGCCAGCGCCGAAACGGTCCAGGAGCACAGCGTGTTGCTGAGACGACGCGAGAACGGCATGTGGCGGGCGGACAGGTCACGCGAGCCGATGATAACGTCTCCCTCACCTCTCTCGAAGGCCTCGACGAAATCCGGCAACGATTCGGGTTCATGCTGCAAGTCGGCGTCCATGTGAATCACGGCCTCGGCGCCCCGTTCCATGGCTGCGCCAAATCCCGTCATCAGCGCGGCCCCTTTGCCGCGATTGACCGGATGGGAGATCACTTCGACCCCGGCGTGCCGGGCAACCGTCTCTGTCTCATCCGCCGAACCGTCATTGACGATGAGAATGCCGATACCGGGGGCGGACGTGCGAATACGGGCGATCAATTCGGGCAGATGCCCGGCGGCATTATAGGCGGGAATGACGACGAGGCATCGCATGGATTCGATCCAATCACGCCGCGACGCTTTTCAGTTGATTGGATAGAACGGCTCGGGTGAGCCCGTGTCGCGGAACAGCACTACCTTTATCGGGGCGAGCCGATTTGAACGGCCGACCTCTCGCACCCCAAGCGAGTGCGCTAACCAGGCTGCGCTACGCCCCGAACAAGCAGATTCACGGAAATCGTTGCGGCTCCCCTATGAGAGCATCTCGACGATCGCTTCGAGTTCCCGTCGGACCTCGCCGATCATCTTGCGGGTCTTCAGACTCTCCGGCGGCGCCTTCTCCCCGGCGGATTCGGCCCGCAGCCGCTGGCGCGCCCCTTCGATGGTGTACCCCTCGCCGTACAGCAGGTGTTTAATGCGCATAATCAGTTCGATATCGCGGCGTTGGTACTGACGGTTCCCGGCCCGGTTTTTTTTGGGGCGCAACATCGGGAATTCCTTTTCCCAGAAACGGAGGACATACGGCTGCAAGTCGGTTTCGATGGCGACATCGGAGATCGCGTAGTACTTGCGCTCCGGCGGCCGCTTCAGCTTGAGCTTGGTCGTGTCGGTGGCGCTCATGACGACGGATGATACTCAAATGGTGGCGGCAGCCAAAGTGGAACTTTAAGTGCTCAAGCGGGGGCATCCAGCGGCATTTCCGAGCGCAATGGACGCAACATCAGTTCGGTCAACGCCTCACGCGGATGGGTTTCGCCGTTTAAGACACGGTGTACCGCCTCGGCAATCGGCATTTTCACTTCGAGTCTTTGCGCCAGAACCACAGCGGCACGGGTGGTGTTAACCCCCTCGGCCACCATCGACATCGCAGCGAGCGTTTCTTCGAGCGTACGGCCGCGTCCGATTTGCTCTCCGACATGGCGATTGCGCGAATGGCGCGACAGGCAGGTCGTCACCAGATCACCGATACCGGCCAGACCGGCGAACGTCTCGGGTTTGGCTCCCATCCGAATTCCGAGACGGCTGATTTCGGTCAGGCCGCGCGTCAACAGCGCGCCCTTCAGATTGTCCGCGGACTCGTATCCCAGTCCGTCGGCGATTCCGGCCGCGATGGCGATGATGTTTTTCAACGCGGCCGCGACTTCGACTCCGACGACATCATCGCTGGTGTAGACGCGAAAAGTCTCGCCGGAAAACAAACTCTGGATGCGTTCCGCCGCCGCGCGATCGTCGGATGCCGCTACAACAGCGGTCGGCACGCCCCGGACCACTTCTTCGGCATGCGAAGGACCGGTTAGTGCCACTATGGGAATGGCGGGAAGCTGCTCGGCGATGATCTCGGTCATCCGCCGACCCGTGCCGACCTCCATACCCTTGGCCAGACAGACGACAACACGGGCGCGCGGCCGGACTGCCGCGACCATCGCCGCGGTGCTGCCAATGGCCGATGTGGGGGTGACCAACAGGACAACATCGGCATCGCGGGTAATGGCCGACGCCATATCCGTTACTTGAATCGAAGCGGGCAACCTAAATCCGGGCAGCTTGTTATGCCGTTCGCGCGTGCGGGCCAATTGCTGCGCCTCCTGGGGATTGTGCTCCCAGATGGAGACGACATGTCCGGATTTGTGCAAGTGAGTCGCCACGGCCATTCCCCAACTCCCGGCGCCGAGCACCGCGACGTTCTGTGAATCGTGGTGAGACACGATGGTGAGAATAGAGCGTGCGAGGCGGCCGAATCAATCGAATTGGCAGATGCTCAACCCGAGCGTCGAAACCGATGTTCGGTCCCGGCGCGGATTCGCATGATGTTGGCGCGATGCGTGTAGAACACCAGCGCCAGCAATACGACGGAGATCGAAAGCAGCGCGTCATGGATCGGCTGACCGAGCACGAACCGCCGCACCGCGACCGCTGCGCAAAATGCCACGGCGGCGCTCAGCGAGCCCAGGGAAACAATCCGCGATATGCCGAAGACTATCGCCCAGACACCGAGGGCGATGGCGGCTTCGATCGGCAACAGGGCCACGAACATCCCCAGCGCGGTGAGAACACCCTTCCCGCCCCGGAATCCGGCAAACACCGGGAAAAGATGTCCGACAATCGCGGCGACACCGACTGAGATTCCGGCAATAACCGGATCCCAGCCGAGCGGGTGCGCGGCGATGGGGCCGAGCCAGAAGACCGGGGCAAATCCTTTGGCAATGTCAATGGCGGCGGCCAGCAGCCCCCAGCGCAGTCCGAGCACGCGCGCGGCATTGGTCGCGCCGGGATTCCCCGATCCGTGCTGGCGGATATCGATCCCCCTGACCGCATGTCCGATCCACAACGCCGACGGGATCGATCCGGCAAGATAGGAGGCAAGCAGGGAGGCGATCATCAACATCACTTCACGACCCGTCCGGCACCGACATTCGCAGGGGCGTGGTCTCCCCGCACTTTCCCGTCCCGCCGCAAGGGTTCGGACGGGGAAACTCCGCCCCTACGCGGCACTGCTTTCGTCACCATCCAGTTTTTGATACAAATACCACTCGCCGGTGCCGCTGGGCGTTTTGCGGTCAAAATAGATTTCGAAGATGTCGCCGGAATCGGTGCGCACGCGGTAATACCGACGGTGCCGTCGTGTCTTCCAGTCGCGCTGCATGGCGCCGGCGGGAAAGCCCCAATCGAACCAACTGACGATGATTTCGGCGACGGTGAATACGGACTTGTTCCAGCGAAATGTCACCGGGGCGGGGATTTCCCCCTGCGTCGTCACCGTGATGCGTTCGCCGACAAACTTCGTCATGGTTCGGCTCCGCTCACCATCAACGGTTCGGCTGCGCTCACCATAAATGGTTCGGCTGCGCTCACCATCAATGGTTCGGCTGCGCTCACCATAAACGGTTGGGCTCCGCTCACCATAAACGGTTCGGCTCCGCTCACCATAAACGGTTCGGCTGCGCTCACCATAAACGGTCAATTCTTCTTACGGAAGACCAGACGAATCGGCACACCCTCGAATCCGTAGCGTTCGCGCAAGCGGCGTGTCAGGTAGCGAATATACGGCGCCGCGATCAAATCGGGGTGATTGCAGAACAGGATGAAGGTCGGCGGCGGGTCCGGGAGCTGGGTCACGTAGTTGATTTTGATGTAGCGTCCCTTGATCGCCGGCGGCGGCTTGGAGGCGGCATCGGCCAGGACGCTGTCATTCAACTCCGATGTGGCGATCCGTGTCTGCAGTGTTCCGGCAATCGTGCGCGCCATGGTCAGAACCCGCGCGGCGCGCTGCCCGGTCAGCGCCGAGATGAACACGATCGGCGCCCAACTGATGGTGCGGATGCGGCTGCGCAGATCCTTCGCATAGGCGCCGGCGGTGTCGGTGTCCTTCTCCACGAGGTCCCACTTGTTGACCGCGAAAAACAGCCCCTTGCCCGCTTCGATGGCGGTTTCTGCGATTTTGAAATCCTGGAGTGAGAGCGGCTCCGACGCATCCAGCAGGACACAGACGATATCGGACCGATGCACCGCACGGATGCTGCGCAGCGCGGTGAAGAACTCGAGCTGATCTTTGACGCGCGCGCGTTTGCGGAGCCCCGCGGTGTCGATCAACACGAACGGCTGACCCTCGTAGGTGAGTGTCGTATCGATCGAATCACGGGTGGTCCCCGGCTCGGGCGAGACGATCATCCGTCCGCTGCCCAGCAGCACATTCGCCAATGATGATTTGCCGACATTCGGTCGTCCGACCAGCGCGACGTGAATCGGACGTTCACCCTCTTCTTCCCCTTCGCCATCGGACAACGGCGCCACCGCCGCACCGATTCGTTCAAGCAGATCGGGAATACTCTGTCCGCCGAGCGCGGAGATTCCGAGCGGATCAAACGGCCCAAGCTTGGTGAATTCGTAGATGTCGCCTTCCTGAGCGCGTTTGTCGATCTTGTTGACGACAAAAACAGCGGGCTTTCCGGACTTCAGGAGGAACCGCGCAATCTGACGATCCTCGGGCTGCGGTCCGGCGATGCCGTCGACGACAAACACAACCGCATCGGACTCCTCGATGGCCAGTTTCGATTGCGCGGTGATGTGCCGCTGCATCTCCTCTGTCCCAAGCGAAGCCGGGGGATCGTCCGAATGCAAGACGAGGCCGCCGGTATCGACCAACGCGAAATGCCGGTCGTCCCATTCGGCCACCGCATAGTGGCGGTCGCGCGTCACTCCCGAAACCGGCGAGACCACCGCCACCCGCCGTCTCAGGATGCGGTTAAAGAGGGTCGATTTGCCGACATTCGGCCGACCGATGATGCAGACCACGGGCAGGCGCATAGGGATTCCCCAAGGGGCGGGAATATACGGCGGCGGTGCCTCGACAGGTAACCTTGATCCTCGGACGTGCGTTTCAAAGACGAAGAAGTCATTCCCTCCACTCGCGTGGGCAGGAGATCGTTCTGCCGCCGTCCAGGCGAATCTCCCAAGGCAGCAGACTCGTGCGGAGATGTTTCTCCTTCATTCGCTGGCAAAAGTCCGCCTCCCTTTTCATTGCTTCAGCGGCTCGGCCCACCGGTATCACGACACGAATCTGCTTGGAGGGAAATACCTGACGGACAGCGCGAATCGACGGTATCAGATCGCTGTCGCCCGAGACCAGTACTGCGGTGTCATACGCATCCTCAACCGAAAGTCGGAACAAGTGTATTGCGATGTTGACATCGGTCTGCTTTTCCTCAAACGTCTGATAGCGTTGATGGCACAAGCGACACGTGCGATCCCGCCGTTTGAACTCCCCATACACGACATGTACGCCGCGCGTCTCGAGCGCCCTGATGTATGTCCGATGTCGAGACAGCTTTTTCTGATTCCAGGTAACGAGCGATGTGAAGTAATGGACACCAACGGAGATATCTCGCGGCAACAGGAACCGTCTCGCAAGCTGGTTCAGATCAAGCCACTTGAATCTGCGCCAAACCGCATTCTCGTTAATCGCATGGTATAGGTTGAAGCCGTCAATGAGGAAAACCACCCGGTTCATGCTCGCGAGTATAGCAGAAAAAAACCCGGATCCACGAGGAATCCGGGGCCAAAGGGGCACATGGCCCTCTTGGGAGAATCTGTTGAACTTTATACGTATATTATTCGAGGTTTCAAGAGAATTCTTGTGGTTTTCTCGAAAAATCCTAAGAGCATCTAACAGAATGAGGCATTGCGACTAAGTTAGGCTCAGCAGAAGCTTCGCCCTCCCCCCTGATCGCGCGGGAGGGCGAGGCTTCCGCCGAGCCTGCATCTGACCGAATGGATGGTGGCCAGTCATTCTGTTAGACCCTCTAAGTAATTGTCCTGAAAGGGGCCAGACGGTCCTCCGGCAATAATGCGGACAGACGGATGATTGCTCGTCGCATCCTCGATGGCCACTCGGCACAACCACAAGACATACAATGGTCTCCAAAAAGGGCGGCGACTCTCACCACGTAAAAAACCACGTCGCCGAATCGGGGACTGCGACAGTGCGGCGCAGGATGGCGCCGGAGCCGAGACGGATTTCAAATTCGTATTTCGTGTCGGCTGGGTCGAGCGTTTCGCTCGGGAATACATCCAGCGCCCAGTATCCGGTCGAATCGGAAGTTGACGAAACCTGATATGGAGAGACTATCAAGTTTGCGTGTCGCAGCGGTGACGCTACGATTCGAGCCAACACAGACGCCCCCTCGACAGTCCCGGCAGTCAGATCAGACACCCAGCCGTAGACACGACAAAGATCGGGTTCCGCCGGTGAACCGGGGTCGAACGCGGTGGCCCAGGCGGTGTCGGTCACACCGGCGGGTGTGACGACGACAATCTCCGGCTGCGGCGCAAAGATCAGGCCGCCCTGATAACCGTAGACATGGAACGTGTCGGCATCGAGCGCAAAGATCACGCGGCCGTTGGCATCCGACACACCCGTTGCGGCGGTGGCAGTTTCATCGGAGTTGTAGACGCGCAGCAAAACGCCCTGCAATGCAACTGTGTCATCGAGAACGGCCTTGAGCACGTAAACGGTGCAGGGGTACGCGCCGCCGCCCGAACAATCGCTGCCTGCTGCGGCCCCGAAATTGTCGTCGTGGGGAGCGTGATCGTTGACCGTGTCACGCACTTGCTGCGCATACTCCCGCGCCGCCTGGACCGTGCGGCCGAAACTCCAGCCGTTGTCGAAGACCGTACCTGCGGTGTCCCGATTCAGCAGCGTATCGGCCAGCTCGCGCGCGGCCGAACCCTCGATCGCGGCCGCGGTGATCGCATTCGTGCCCAGCAGGTTGACCAGACCAAGTTGTGTGCCCGATAGATTGACCGATGCTCCCTGATTGGCGACGTCGTCCCAGTTGATGCCGATGTTGTCGGCCGTCGTCAGCGTGGAGACGCCGTAGGATGACAAGGCCGCATCGACCTGCGCCCGGACCGCCGAATCGACATCCGTCTCATGCTCATAGCGCACAACGTCGGCGTACAACGTGTCGGACGACAGGGCGATCCCGTACGCGATGAGTGTCGATTCGACCGCCGCGCGGATCAGCGAATCCAGCCAGGCGCACGCCAGCGTGCAGGCGGGCGTGTCGGCCCGCGCCGTCGTGACGACGGTCAATGGCCCATCGACCGACAGGCGGGCGGAGAAGACAATCGCACTTGCAAGGCACGCCAGCAACGCGACGCGTTTGACTCTGTTTGTCACGGAATTTCCTCCGGATTGACGATGATGATGCGGCATGAGTCGGGCTCGATGATCACCTGACATTCCGCCCCGCACGCATCCACGGTGTACGTGCAGTAGATATTGGCGTCCGCCAGACCGGTGGCCGTGACGAGACCGCCCGGATCGGGATATGTGCCCGTGTACGTGTATGACGTGCGCCGCCAGTACGTAAACCCGACATCGAACTCCGCTTTTATCTGCGTACTGAAGCTGGCCCAGGCGACCAGGAAGTATTGTGTGCCCGCTTCCAAACACACGTCGCCGTCGATTGCCAGCGACGACCAGCCCGCGCCGTTGACGCCGGGGTCTTGTTCGACCGTCACGCCGACCAACGACGTGTCGGCCGCCAGGTAAATCGCGCATTTGAGCTTGTTACCCGCCGTGCCGCCGCCGTCGGACAGATAGACGGTGATCGAGTCAGCCGTCCCGCCGGACGCGCCGATCGTGTAGTTGTCGCCGACAATCGCGTTCTGAATCGACGCGCCGCTGGCTCCGGGCGTGCCGTTGTTGCCGAATATCTCGGCATGCAATGCAGTTGGTATTGCGAACACCATCATCGCCGAAGTGACCATCCCGCCAAAATAACGGCGGGCAAGTCTCAAGAGAGGACCTGCGGCGACCCGCAGACCCCGCCTGAAGGCGGGGCGACTATCCGCCAAATTAACGGCGGTCAAGTTTATCCGTAGAGATTTCCGAAGGATCACTATCGGGAGCGGCAACAGTTTCATGTTTCTCCTCAGCCCTCAAGAGAGGACCTTCGGCCCTCAAGAGAGGACCTTCGGCAAATTCAAACCGATGCCGATGGCCGAAGGTCCTCTCTTGCCGAAGGTCTTCATCAGGCGGATGGTCCCCGCCTGCGGCGGGTGAGTCGAATCCGTCGGACAAGCGATCCTTGTCGGTCTTAAGGGCTGCGTTGTCGCCGTACTCGGCCAGCTCTTCATGGCGCATCCGGTCGATCATGCCCCAGAATGTTCGTTCGGCATCGGCCGCCGGCGACAGTCGCGATTTCAATTCCATCAGACGCACGAGATCGGTCAGCTTGACATTCAGTTCCGTACCGTCGAGTTCATCCCAGCAGCGATCGAGCAATTGCTGCACACGCAGCAGATCGCCGGAGGTACTCTCTTGAGGGAGGGCCGAAGGTACTCTCTTGAGTGCTGGGGGCGGTTTTAGTGTCGCGCTTCGACGATCCACAGGTCCACCAGTGCGTTCTCCGCGGCGTCGGTCATGGCCAGGCGCACGCTGGTATCGGTCGGGATGCCGACCACGGCGACGCCGGCAGCGCCGCGGGCGATCGGGATCACGACCGGCTG
This region of Candidatus Zixiibacteriota bacterium genomic DNA includes:
- a CDS encoding adenine phosphoribosyltransferase, whose protein sequence is MNDRTSLIKSAIRDIPDYPKPGIVFKDITTLLKNPKAFAAAQSALAEHYQPRRPDLIAAIEARGFIFGGALAHELGCGFIALRKSGKLPATVMSETYALEYGEDTINMHIDSIEPGQRVVLIDDLLATGGTMRAAAKLVERAGGVVAGIGVVIELAFLPGREALDGYDVFAVVAYETG
- a CDS encoding acylphosphatase translates to MTRLQIRITGVVQGVGYRYFVVSRARAAQVKGWVKNRADGTVEIEAVGERGALDGFLSYVRVGPPAAHVYGVETHWFDDDHRYESFDVRF
- a CDS encoding TIGR00725 family protein, yielding MAPRPATIAVCGGGAADGDVCAQAEEVGRRLAEAGARVLTGGLGGVMEAASRGARKAGGVTIAIVPGVKTELANESVDIAIASGMAEGRNVMIIQTADGVIALPGQFGTLSEVAFALLYGKPVVSLGSWRPDPAVIAASDAETAVRLILSAVGRAGAAT
- the surE gene encoding 5'/3'-nucleotidase SurE, whose product is MTRTQRIPKVLRILISNDDGVYAPGINILAHELRRVADVTIVAPGTDQSASSHSLTLTRPLRIRRHEDGVYSVDGTPTDAVTLAFHEILRRRRPHLVVSGLNHGANMGEDVTYSGTVAAAIEGALMGVPAIAASVIPRDRDWRDFTSAAKFIRRLIPRIIGRLPKHTLLNINFPKMPRGGYRKTQITGLGRRIYTEIISTNRDPRGLAYYWIGGEPSWDHTEETDAAAVRRGYVSITPLKIDMTDTSLVDEMRSWRLA
- a CDS encoding glycosyltransferase family 2 protein produces the protein MRCLVVIPAYNAAGHLPELIARIRTSAPGIGILIVNDGSADETETVARHAGVEVISHPVNRGKGAALMTGFGAAMERGAEAVIHMDADLQHEPESLPDFVEAFERGEGDVIIGSRDLSARHMPFSRRLSNTLCSWTVSALARQSVADSQCGYRLISRAVMETVHPRSGGYTFEPEYLVLAGKAGFRIGAVSIGTVYQDEKSYIHPWRDTFEFIGAMLRLIVSSPRTITARATSEPTH
- a CDS encoding MerR family transcriptional regulator yields the protein MSATDTTKLKLKRPPERKYYAISDVAIETDLQPYVLRFWEKEFPMLRPKKNRAGNRQYQRRDIELIMRIKHLLYGEGYTIEGARQRLRAESAGEKAPPESLKTRKMIGEVRRELEAIVEMLS
- a CDS encoding NAD(P)H-dependent glycerol-3-phosphate dehydrogenase encodes the protein MSHHDSQNVAVLGAGSWGMAVATHLHKSGHVVSIWEHNPQEAQQLARTRERHNKLPGFRLPASIQVTDMASAITRDADVVLLVTPTSAIGSTAAMVAAVRPRARVVVCLAKGMEVGTGRRMTEIIAEQLPAIPIVALTGPSHAEEVVRGVPTAVVAASDDRAAAERIQSLFSGETFRVYTSDDVVGVEVAAALKNIIAIAAGIADGLGYESADNLKGALLTRGLTEISRLGIRMGAKPETFAGLAGIGDLVTTCLSRHSRNRHVGEQIGRGRTLEETLAAMSMVAEGVNTTRAAVVLAQRLEVKMPIAEAVHRVLNGETHPREALTELMLRPLRSEMPLDAPA
- the plsY gene encoding glycerol-3-phosphate 1-O-acyltransferase PlsY; translation: MIASLLASYLAGSIPSALWIGHAVRGIDIRQHGSGNPGATNAARVLGLRWGLLAAAIDIAKGFAPVFWLGPIAAHPLGWDPVIAGISVGVAAIVGHLFPVFAGFRGGKGVLTALGMFVALLPIEAAIALGVWAIVFGISRIVSLGSLSAAVAFCAAVAVRRFVLGQPIHDALLSISVVLLALVFYTHRANIMRIRAGTEHRFRRSG
- a CDS encoding DUF6504 family protein; protein product: MTKFVGERITVTTQGEIPAPVTFRWNKSVFTVAEIIVSWFDWGFPAGAMQRDWKTRRHRRYYRVRTDSGDIFEIYFDRKTPSGTGEWYLYQKLDGDESSAA
- the der gene encoding ribosome biogenesis GTPase Der, translated to MRLPVVCIIGRPNVGKSTLFNRILRRRVAVVSPVSGVTRDRHYAVAEWDDRHFALVDTGGLVLHSDDPPASLGTEEMQRHITAQSKLAIEESDAVVFVVDGIAGPQPEDRQIARFLLKSGKPAVFVVNKIDKRAQEGDIYEFTKLGPFDPLGISALGGQSIPDLLERIGAAVAPLSDGEGEEEGERPIHVALVGRPNVGKSSLANVLLGSGRMIVSPEPGTTRDSIDTTLTYEGQPFVLIDTAGLRKRARVKDQLEFFTALRSIRAVHRSDIVCVLLDASEPLSLQDFKIAETAIEAGKGLFFAVNKWDLVEKDTDTAGAYAKDLRSRIRTISWAPIVFISALTGQRAARVLTMARTIAGTLQTRIATSELNDSVLADAASKPPPAIKGRYIKINYVTQLPDPPPTFILFCNHPDLIAAPYIRYLTRRLRERYGFEGVPIRLVFRKKN
- a CDS encoding NYN domain-containing protein, yielding MVFLIDGFNLYHAINENAVWRRFKWLDLNQLARRFLLPRDISVGVHYFTSLVTWNQKKLSRHRTYIRALETRGVHVVYGEFKRRDRTCRLCHQRYQTFEEKQTDVNIAIHLFRLSVEDAYDTAVLVSGDSDLIPSIRAVRQVFPSKQIRVVIPVGRAAEAMKREADFCQRMKEKHLRTSLLPWEIRLDGGRTISCPREWRE